One Anaerolineae bacterium genomic window carries:
- the glnA gene encoding type I glutamate--ammonia ligase, whose protein sequence is MVCRFPISHSGTRSNAVDEKAKAVLQDVQDRHVRFIDLQFTDILGATKSVTIPANQLEDALTRGVWFDGSSIQGFARIQESDMFLRPDSRTYRVLPWTGDTLPLRARIICDVYGPDGEPFEGDPRYALKRQVARAEALGYTYNVGPELEFFLFRKNGDLHHALPHDVGGYFDFSPNDEAQRVRADIVSALQALKIDVEAEHHEVAIGQHEIDFRYANALHTADNAITFKYTVKGIAAKYGLFATFMPKPIFGINGSGMHCHQSLVNTTTGVNAFFDGDSPVFKLSALAQSFVAGQLVHARALAAIVAPTVNSYKRLTPGYEAPVYICWAQRNRSALIRVPRYSPGYEQATRVELRFPDPSANPYLAFAVMLAAGLDGIEKGMKPPAPVTDDVYEWGDEERLANGVAVLPGSLKEALDAMESDPLIREALGEHIYAAFLRAKLLEWDEYRTHVSEWERERYLETL, encoded by the coding sequence ATGGTCTGCCGTTTCCCCATTTCACACTCCGGCACAAGGAGCAACGCTGTGGACGAAAAGGCCAAAGCCGTTTTACAGGATGTGCAGGACAGGCACGTCAGGTTCATCGATCTCCAGTTCACGGATATCCTGGGCGCGACCAAGAGCGTGACCATCCCCGCGAACCAGCTGGAAGATGCCCTGACCCGCGGCGTGTGGTTTGACGGTTCCTCCATCCAAGGCTTTGCCCGCATCCAGGAATCCGATATGTTCCTGCGGCCGGATAGCCGCACCTACCGGGTGCTACCCTGGACCGGCGACACGTTGCCGCTGCGCGCCAGGATCATCTGCGATGTCTACGGGCCGGATGGCGAGCCATTCGAAGGCGATCCGCGCTACGCCCTCAAGCGCCAGGTCGCCAGGGCCGAGGCGCTGGGTTACACTTATAATGTCGGCCCGGAACTGGAGTTCTTCCTGTTCCGCAAGAACGGCGACTTGCACCACGCCCTGCCCCATGACGTAGGCGGTTACTTTGACTTCTCCCCGAATGACGAGGCCCAGCGCGTCCGTGCTGATATCGTCTCCGCCCTGCAGGCGCTCAAGATCGATGTTGAAGCAGAACATCACGAAGTTGCCATTGGCCAGCACGAGATCGACTTCCGCTATGCCAACGCCCTGCATACGGCGGACAACGCCATCACCTTCAAGTACACCGTGAAAGGCATTGCCGCCAAGTACGGCCTGTTTGCCACGTTCATGCCCAAGCCGATCTTCGGGATCAACGGCAGCGGCATGCACTGCCATCAGAGTCTGGTCAACACGACCACCGGCGTGAACGCTTTCTTCGACGGAGACAGCCCTGTCTTCAAGCTCTCCGCGCTGGCCCAGTCCTTCGTAGCTGGCCAGCTGGTTCATGCCCGCGCCCTGGCTGCGATCGTGGCGCCAACCGTCAACAGCTACAAACGTCTGACTCCGGGTTATGAGGCGCCGGTCTACATCTGCTGGGCGCAGCGCAACCGTTCCGCCCTGATCCGCGTGCCCCGCTACAGCCCCGGCTACGAGCAGGCGACGCGGGTTGAGCTGCGCTTCCCTGATCCCAGCGCGAATCCATACCTGGCGTTCGCGGTCATGCTGGCTGCGGGCCTGGATGGCATCGAAAAAGGCATGAAGCCGCCTGCCCCGGTCACCGACGATGTCTACGAGTGGGGCGACGAAGAACGCCTGGCCAATGGTGTCGCTGTCCTGCCCGGCAGCCTCAAGGAAGCACTCGACGCCATGGAGAGCGATCCGCTGATCCGGGAAGCTCTGGGCGAGCATATCTATGCGGCTTTTCTCCGGGCTAAACTCCTGGAGTGGGACGAATACCGCACTCATGTGAGCGAGTGGGAGCGGGAACGGTACCTGGAAACGCTATAA
- the fabD gene encoding ACP S-malonyltransferase has protein sequence MNNWTNTALLFPGQGSQEVGMGADLAQAYPAAREIFEQADDILDEHFSRLCWEGPAEALNDTYNTQPALYITSMATLRALEAAIGPVRPAAVAGHSLGEITALAAAGALSFADGLRLVRERGRLMKLAGERQPGAMAAILGLEAEEVRAVCARASQETGQPLVLANDNCPGQVVISGDIAALERGMALATAAGAKRVVRLEVSIASHSPLMASVAAEFRAAVEATPLREPIVPVIGNISAAPLTDIAAIRQELGAQLTSPVRWTESMAYLLANGVNRFVEVGSKDVLSGLIRRISRDAARVTLNSAQALAEFAAASAL, from the coding sequence ATGAACAACTGGACAAACACCGCCCTGCTCTTCCCCGGTCAGGGATCGCAGGAAGTTGGCATGGGCGCTGATCTGGCGCAAGCGTATCCTGCCGCACGTGAGATTTTTGAACAGGCGGATGACATCCTGGACGAACACTTCTCCCGTCTGTGCTGGGAAGGTCCCGCCGAGGCCCTGAACGATACGTATAACACCCAGCCCGCGCTGTACATCACGAGCATGGCTACCCTGCGTGCGCTGGAAGCTGCCATCGGGCCGGTCCGACCGGCTGCCGTAGCCGGGCATAGCCTGGGCGAAATCACAGCGCTGGCGGCCGCCGGAGCGCTTTCCTTCGCCGATGGATTGCGCCTCGTCCGGGAACGCGGACGGCTCATGAAGCTGGCAGGAGAACGCCAGCCCGGCGCTATGGCGGCTATCCTCGGCCTTGAAGCGGAAGAAGTGCGGGCTGTCTGCGCCAGGGCCAGCCAAGAGACCGGCCAGCCGCTTGTGCTGGCCAACGACAACTGCCCCGGCCAGGTGGTGATTTCCGGAGACATTGCTGCCCTGGAGCGTGGCATGGCGCTGGCCACCGCCGCCGGGGCCAAACGGGTCGTTCGCCTCGAAGTCAGCATCGCTTCCCATTCGCCGCTGATGGCTTCAGTGGCCGCTGAATTCCGCGCCGCCGTCGAGGCAACGCCGCTCCGTGAGCCCATCGTGCCGGTGATCGGCAATATCAGCGCTGCCCCGCTCACTGACATTGCTGCCATCCGGCAGGAGCTGGGTGCACAGCTGACGTCGCCTGTACGTTGGACCGAAAGCATGGCCTATTTGCTGGCTAACGGAGTCAACCGTTTTGTTGAGGTAGGCTCCAAAGATGTGCTCAGCGGCCTGATCCGGCGCATCAGCCGTGATGCTGCCCGTGTTACCCTGAACAGCGCTCAGGCGCTGGCCGAATTCGCAGCGGCCTCCGCCCTGTAA
- the rpmF gene encoding 50S ribosomal protein L32, with the protein MGPLPKRKHSRSRRDRRRAHDALSLRHLVRCEKCNEYKPAHQVCPHCGTYRGKQIIEVEEA; encoded by the coding sequence ATGGGCCCCCTGCCTAAGAGAAAACATTCCCGGAGCCGCCGCGACCGTCGCCGCGCGCATGACGCGCTGAGCCTGCGGCATCTGGTTCGTTGCGAGAAGTGCAACGAATACAAGCCCGCCCACCAGGTATGCCCGCATTGCGGCACCTACCGGGGCAAGCAGATCATTGAGGTCGAAGAAGCCTAG
- a CDS encoding transposase family protein, which produces MDYAIAGSGQIEALCGEVGGLYERLKGLKDRRDRRGVRYPLAAVLMIMVSARLSGEDEARGIAEWAKWRAKPLAKALG; this is translated from the coding sequence ATGGACTATGCCATAGCCGGAAGCGGACAGATAGAGGCACTTTGCGGGGAGGTAGGGGGGCTCTATGAGCGACTGAAGGGGTTAAAGGATCGGCGAGACCGGCGCGGGGTACGCTATCCGTTGGCAGCGGTGCTGATGATCATGGTGTCAGCCAGGCTTTCGGGAGAAGATGAAGCGCGGGGGATAGCGGAGTGGGCGAAGTGGCGGGCCAAGCCCCTGGCCAAGGCGCTGGGGC